One Bacillota bacterium DNA window includes the following coding sequences:
- a CDS encoding DegT/DnrJ/EryC1/StrS family aminotransferase, whose product MPTRRAEPTFVDVAHHGTVNTSYSPFEGTITPYANAIPPVDAFGQPAKLDVVREIADRHGLVVIEDSWRLPGVRVYGHQGREQCLLARHSASGCSGRGPRPVLARQGRLSLERSVFFSYSPWSGLCLDGVSSGSR is encoded by the coding sequence TTGCCCACGAGAAGGGCGGAGCCAACGTTTGTGGACGTAGCCCACCACGGAACCGTGAATACCAGCTACAGCCCCTTTGAGGGCACCATCACTCCCTACGCAAACGCCATCCCTCCAGTGGACGCCTTCGGCCAACCGGCCAAACTCGATGTGGTTCGCGAGATCGCGGACCGACATGGCCTTGTTGTGATCGAGGACTCCTGGCGACTCCCTGGGGTCCGAGTATACGGGCATCAAGGCCGGGAACAGTGCCTTCTCGCACGGCACAGTGCCTCCGGGTGTTCCGGGCGTGGACCTCGTCCTGTGCTGGCACGACAAGGGCGGCTCAGCCTTGAGCGCTCGGTATTTTTTTCGTACAGCCCGTGGTCGGGTCTTTGCCTGGATGGAGTGTCCTCGGGGAGTCGTTGA